From the Martelella mediterranea DSM 17316 genome, one window contains:
- a CDS encoding MurR/RpiR family transcriptional regulator, giving the protein MRSSGSPEGGQKVKRSLEARIYAIYSTLTPAEKRLADILLQYQMDLPSYTAGELADRAHVSKATAARLIRTLGYKTYPEAKRQIREDQHWGSPRAGLQGESEAFAKKPSIATTVQMDLDNIRATAEGLPPETLEAVSNAIVSARRVWIMGLRSGYGLAHQAAHYFTLMKNDVQVIPVGGGSYSHEIASIDKGDVLLVIAFRRRPRLLPTILKEARAAGATTVLITDLSASASAKAAEHVLRCRCQSPSPFNSFSAALTIINYLAWSVATAMGDASLKRYERIDWLVKRLDDVSTPQTPGGPV; this is encoded by the coding sequence GTGCGTTCATCAGGCTCGCCGGAAGGCGGACAGAAGGTCAAACGGTCTCTCGAGGCTCGAATCTACGCGATCTATTCGACGCTGACGCCCGCCGAAAAGCGGCTTGCAGATATTCTGTTGCAATACCAGATGGATCTGCCGAGCTACACGGCCGGGGAACTGGCTGACAGGGCGCATGTCTCCAAGGCGACGGCGGCCCGCCTGATCCGTACGCTCGGTTACAAGACCTATCCCGAGGCCAAGCGTCAGATACGGGAAGATCAGCACTGGGGCTCGCCGCGCGCTGGTCTTCAGGGCGAAAGCGAGGCATTCGCGAAAAAGCCGTCCATCGCCACAACGGTTCAGATGGATCTCGACAATATCCGCGCCACCGCCGAGGGGTTGCCGCCGGAAACGCTCGAGGCGGTCAGCAATGCCATCGTTTCGGCGCGCCGCGTCTGGATCATGGGGCTTCGGAGCGGCTATGGACTCGCCCATCAGGCCGCCCACTATTTCACGCTCATGAAGAATGATGTTCAGGTGATCCCGGTCGGCGGCGGCAGCTATTCCCATGAGATCGCCTCGATCGACAAGGGCGATGTCCTGCTCGTCATCGCCTTCCGGCGCCGGCCGAGGCTGCTGCCGACAATCCTCAAGGAAGCGCGGGCGGCCGGCGCGACCACCGTCCTGATCACCGATCTCAGCGCTTCGGCCAGCGCCAAGGCGGCCGAACACGTGCTGCGCTGCCGGTGCCAGTCGCCATCGCCGTTCAATTCCTTTTCGGCCGCCCTCACGATCATCAACTATCTCGCCTGGAGTGTGGCGACCGCGATGGGCGATGCCAGCCTGAAGCGCTATGAGCGGATCGACTGGCTGGTCAAGAGGCTGGATGATGTCTCGACCCCGCAGACCCCGGGCGGCCCCGTATAG
- a CDS encoding ABC transporter substrate-binding protein, giving the protein MQTFHISATGHSLNYLPEYVAVDQGFFEEEGLKVTAEVPSPWDRVLDDIGTGKAQAALGGIWVPSMFHGRGKRYVPFAQVAARAPLAIVGRERPEDFEWAALAGRTVSMKGSNGASVGLFVKMLLRENGVDPSAVNFVQDLDGRMLTDLFTGGMGDYLVIDFPSAVTIEAAGGGHVVQPLPVTGGNIPWSVYYSEGEPDDERRETHTRFARALARGMDWILAHDAEDYRAFLAATFPRFAPDLLVKLTNIYRANGMWTTPRIDNDAYQRWQVGISDGHLTDAPIPYGALIDQRPTAA; this is encoded by the coding sequence ATGCAGACATTTCACATCTCCGCGACCGGCCACAGCCTCAATTACCTGCCCGAATATGTCGCGGTCGATCAGGGCTTCTTCGAGGAGGAAGGCCTCAAGGTTACCGCTGAGGTCCCCTCCCCCTGGGACCGTGTGCTTGACGATATCGGCACGGGCAAGGCGCAGGCAGCGCTCGGCGGCATCTGGGTTCCCTCCATGTTCCACGGGCGCGGCAAACGCTATGTCCCCTTCGCCCAGGTCGCGGCCCGTGCGCCGCTGGCGATCGTCGGGCGGGAGCGGCCGGAGGATTTCGAATGGGCCGCCCTTGCCGGCCGCACCGTGTCCATGAAAGGCAGCAACGGCGCCAGCGTCGGCCTGTTCGTCAAGATGCTGCTGCGTGAAAACGGCGTCGATCCGAGCGCGGTCAACTTCGTGCAGGACCTGGACGGCAGGATGCTGACCGATCTCTTCACCGGCGGCATGGGCGATTATCTGGTGATCGATTTCCCCTCCGCCGTGACGATCGAGGCGGCCGGAGGCGGCCATGTGGTCCAGCCGCTTCCCGTCACCGGCGGCAATATCCCGTGGAGCGTCTACTATAGCGAGGGCGAGCCGGACGATGAACGGCGCGAGACCCATACCCGTTTTGCCCGCGCGCTCGCTCGCGGCATGGACTGGATCCTCGCCCACGATGCGGAGGACTATCGCGCCTTCCTGGCGGCAACCTTCCCGCGTTTCGCGCCAGACCTGCTGGTGAAACTCACCAATATCTATCGCGCCAACGGCATGTGGACCACGCCCCGAATTGACAACGACGCCTATCAGCGCTGGCAGGTCGGCATATCCGACGGCCATCTCACCGACGCCCCGATCCCCTACGGGGCGCTGATCGACCAGCGGCCGACAGCGGCCTGA
- a CDS encoding carbohydrate ABC transporter permease has translation MMKGHKRSISLPRLAAYGFILPPMLYLVVFMFWPLGRQMYMSLTNTRIINPNHGRFIGLGNYERLFSDPSFFQSVRVTLVYAVLAVIFGVSLGVISALAIDRPFRGRAIVRSILLFGWAVPNVAASLIWLWMYNDRSGVLNRITEALGLGRYAWLTSTDLALAAVVVVTVWQVAPFVMLVVLAALQSVPGEVREAATIDGADGLSTFRMVTLPHIRPAIQLAALLVCVWSIRRFDIIYLLTGGGPVGSTSTLVVKIRQVAFENHELGLASAYGAVGLVLALAIAGLHFLFEQRRMKWMSR, from the coding sequence ATGATGAAGGGTCATAAACGCAGCATAAGCCTGCCGCGGCTCGCCGCTTATGGCTTCATTCTTCCGCCCATGCTCTATCTGGTGGTGTTCATGTTCTGGCCGCTGGGGCGGCAGATGTATATGAGCCTCACCAATACGCGGATCATCAACCCCAACCACGGCCGGTTCATCGGCCTTGGCAATTACGAGCGGCTGTTTTCGGACCCGTCCTTCTTCCAGTCCGTCCGCGTCACGCTCGTTTATGCCGTGCTCGCGGTCATCTTCGGCGTATCGCTCGGCGTCATCTCGGCGCTGGCGATCGACCGCCCGTTCCGGGGTCGGGCAATCGTCCGCAGCATTCTTCTGTTCGGCTGGGCCGTCCCGAATGTCGCCGCCTCGCTGATCTGGCTGTGGATGTATAATGACCGCTCCGGGGTGCTGAACCGGATCACCGAGGCGCTCGGGCTTGGCCGCTATGCCTGGCTGACGAGCACCGACCTGGCTCTTGCGGCCGTGGTGGTGGTCACCGTCTGGCAGGTCGCGCCCTTCGTGATGCTGGTCGTGCTCGCTGCCCTCCAGTCCGTGCCGGGCGAAGTGCGCGAGGCAGCCACCATAGACGGCGCCGACGGCCTCAGCACCTTCCGCATGGTGACATTGCCGCATATCCGGCCGGCCATCCAGCTCGCCGCGCTTCTGGTCTGCGTCTGGTCGATCCGCCGCTTCGATATCATTTACCTGCTCACCGGCGGCGGGCCGGTCGGTTCCACCAGCACGCTTGTGGTGAAGATCCGACAGGTCGCCTTCGAGAACCACGAGCTCGGGCTTGCCAGCGCCTATGGCGCGGTCGGGCTGGTTCTGGCCCTCGCCATCGCCGGTCTTCATTTCCTGTTCGAACAACGCCGCATGAAGTGGATGTCGCGCTGA
- a CDS encoding M24 family metallopeptidase yields the protein MTALSPAPSAFRADLRFERLLDGFEPSFEFEPVGPLPESEFVDRLRRIRREATVAGYDVILIHADSIGSYKVSNSYLRYVCDWAREGVLVVPTDDDKPLTMFSIFSSSVLLPPAGEPVLVEDIWQVGTWGRETYNRPGRTVDKVVQAVGDFLEREGFSIAQIGLVGDATSKPYWDGLKAHLPKSAFADGSAIIDRMQKVRSPREQAVVRAAAQLADIGIQAAYHVIRPGVTDHEIYAAFTYAQMARGGETGDGYQIGINRYGTHCGKPYGHVVRNGDLINLYISAVIYQGYTAQIARMIAVGDITDKQEEVLQMCVEGVEKAAAVVRPGALVSDVANASFEPYIERGYLASADSRTMPYNWVSEDDGKPRLVPRKHVPDEDWERQGRKLMHVYPATLGPHNPNVGHSVSMQKFQNYNIQSNNHDLLEQGMTFVLHAQWLEPEVAGCNVGDCYLVTADGAENLSCHTPLAPHRVKAD from the coding sequence ATGACCGCCCTCAGTCCTGCCCCTTCCGCCTTCCGAGCCGATCTTCGGTTCGAGCGTCTTCTGGATGGTTTTGAGCCGTCTTTCGAGTTCGAGCCAGTCGGCCCGCTGCCGGAAAGCGAATTTGTCGACCGGCTGCGCCGCATCCGGCGGGAAGCGACGGTTGCCGGGTATGACGTGATCCTCATCCACGCGGATTCGATCGGCTCCTACAAGGTGTCGAACTCCTATCTGCGCTATGTCTGCGACTGGGCGCGGGAGGGCGTTCTGGTTGTTCCGACGGACGACGACAAACCGCTGACGATGTTCTCCATCTTCAGCAGCTCGGTCCTGCTGCCGCCGGCGGGCGAGCCGGTTCTCGTCGAGGATATCTGGCAGGTCGGCACCTGGGGCCGCGAGACCTACAACCGCCCCGGCAGAACCGTCGACAAGGTGGTGCAGGCGGTCGGCGATTTTCTTGAGCGCGAGGGGTTTTCCATTGCCCAGATCGGCCTCGTCGGTGATGCCACCTCGAAGCCCTATTGGGACGGGCTGAAGGCGCATCTGCCCAAAAGCGCCTTTGCCGACGGCTCCGCGATCATCGACCGGATGCAGAAGGTGCGCTCGCCGCGCGAACAGGCCGTGGTGCGCGCCGCCGCCCAGCTCGCCGATATCGGCATCCAGGCCGCCTATCATGTAATCCGGCCCGGCGTGACCGACCACGAGATCTATGCCGCCTTCACCTATGCCCAGATGGCGCGCGGCGGCGAGACCGGCGACGGGTACCAGATCGGCATCAACCGCTACGGCACCCATTGCGGCAAGCCCTACGGCCATGTCGTGCGCAACGGCGACCTGATCAACCTCTATATCTCCGCCGTGATCTATCAGGGATATACCGCGCAGATCGCCCGGATGATCGCCGTCGGCGATATCACCGACAAGCAGGAAGAAGTGCTTCAGATGTGCGTCGAGGGCGTGGAAAAGGCCGCCGCCGTGGTCCGTCCGGGCGCGCTCGTATCAGATGTCGCCAATGCCTCTTTCGAGCCCTATATCGAACGCGGCTATCTCGCCTCCGCCGACAGCCGGACCATGCCCTATAACTGGGTCTCCGAAGACGACGGCAAGCCCCGGCTCGTCCCCCGCAAGCACGTGCCCGATGAAGACTGGGAGCGCCAGGGCCGGAAACTGATGCATGTCTATCCGGCGACGCTCGGGCCGCATAACCCCAATGTCGGCCATTCGGTTTCGATGCAGAAATTCCAGAATTACAACATCCAGTCCAACAATCACGACCTTCTGGAACAAGGCATGACCTTCGTGCTCCATGCCCAATGGCTGGAGCCGGAAGTCGCCGGCTGCAATGTCGGCGACTGCTACCTTGTGACGGCGGACGGGGCCGAGAACCTCAGCTGCCACACACCGCTTGCGCCCCACCGCGTGAAAGCGGACTGA
- a CDS encoding beta-glucosidase H, producing the protein MTDMTLDEKLDAMTLAEQVSLLSGASFWRTAAIDRLGIPAVKMTDGPNGARGEDFSGGVRSAAYPVAIALAATFDPDLVHEIGADLAREARSKGARILLGPTVNMHRNPLNGRNFECFSEDPVLASAMARAYVRGVQSQGVAATIKHFIGNECEHERRTTSSEINEKTLREIYFPPFEAAVKEAGVACVMTAYNALNGIHTSENPWLLDTVLRREWGFEGVVMSDWTATHSTAAALLAGLDLEMPGPGKFRGDMLVEAVENGDVPREAVRRAARRVLRLIERVGAKTTGDLETERAEDRPETRALIRRAGAEAAVLLKNDNNLLPLAGPTPRRIAVIGPNAARAVMFGGGSAQINAHYAISPLEGIRAAFPDATVDYALGCPGDRYLPLIDAPVDIAFFAGTDFGGPPVLTKTGARSEFRWFGPVAPEVDHRAFSARLSARYEAQETGWHEIGLMSAGTSRLAIDGEPILEAWESWTRGFSYFGHGCAERRGRVHLEAGKRYEISVDYACGDGITTTLKAVRFGLRAPSSLGSIEDAVALARKADAAVVVAGLNDDWETEAEDRESLNLPPAQNALIEAVAAANRSTIVVMQSGAPVTMPWAAKVPAILQLWYPGQECGNALADILTGKAEPGGRLPQSFPAEDEDYGALTRRPEAHGKVVYAEGTAIGYRGFAARGTRPQFPFGHGLGYARIEYVDARLVFGEEQLTVEVDLLNRSERKGSEVAQIYLISETGAPLRLVAFAKTVLAPMEKRSIRLAIPERRLCGWDPDKGRWAREPTPFTLAIGPSSADLRIRKTITEDRNSRLPDFG; encoded by the coding sequence ATGACCGACATGACCCTCGACGAAAAGCTCGACGCGATGACGCTTGCCGAGCAGGTCAGCCTGCTCTCCGGCGCGTCCTTCTGGCGCACGGCGGCGATCGATCGCCTCGGGATTCCAGCCGTGAAGATGACCGATGGCCCAAATGGCGCGCGCGGAGAGGATTTTTCCGGCGGGGTGCGATCCGCCGCCTATCCGGTCGCAATCGCGCTCGCGGCGACGTTCGATCCCGACCTCGTCCATGAGATCGGCGCGGATCTGGCCCGCGAGGCGCGCTCCAAGGGCGCGCGAATCCTGCTTGGCCCGACCGTGAACATGCATCGCAATCCGCTCAACGGGCGCAATTTCGAGTGTTTTTCCGAGGATCCCGTCCTCGCTTCGGCCATGGCGCGCGCCTATGTCAGGGGCGTCCAGTCGCAGGGCGTCGCCGCCACGATCAAGCATTTCATCGGCAATGAATGCGAGCATGAGCGCCGCACGACCAGTTCCGAGATCAACGAGAAGACGCTGCGCGAAATCTACTTCCCGCCTTTCGAGGCGGCGGTGAAAGAGGCCGGCGTTGCCTGCGTCATGACCGCTTATAACGCGCTCAACGGCATCCATACCTCCGAAAATCCCTGGCTGCTCGATACCGTCCTGCGCCGGGAATGGGGGTTTGAGGGCGTGGTGATGTCGGACTGGACGGCGACCCATTCAACCGCTGCGGCCCTTCTCGCCGGTCTCGATCTCGAAATGCCGGGACCGGGGAAATTCCGCGGCGACATGCTGGTCGAGGCCGTCGAAAACGGAGATGTGCCGCGCGAAGCCGTCCGCCGCGCCGCCCGAAGGGTGCTGAGGCTGATCGAGCGCGTTGGTGCGAAAACGACTGGCGATCTGGAGACCGAGCGCGCCGAGGACCGGCCCGAAACGCGGGCCCTGATCCGTCGCGCCGGCGCGGAGGCCGCCGTCCTGCTGAAGAACGACAACAATCTGCTGCCGCTCGCCGGCCCGACGCCCCGCCGCATCGCCGTCATCGGCCCCAATGCGGCAAGGGCGGTGATGTTCGGCGGTGGCTCGGCCCAGATCAATGCCCATTATGCGATCTCTCCGCTCGAAGGCATCCGCGCCGCCTTTCCCGACGCGACGGTCGATTATGCGCTCGGCTGTCCCGGCGACCGTTACCTGCCGCTGATCGACGCGCCCGTCGACATCGCCTTCTTCGCCGGAACCGATTTTGGCGGCCCGCCGGTGCTGACCAAGACCGGCGCCAGGAGCGAGTTCCGCTGGTTCGGGCCGGTGGCGCCCGAAGTGGATCACCGCGCGTTTTCAGCACGGCTTTCGGCACGCTACGAGGCGCAGGAAACGGGATGGCATGAGATCGGCCTGATGAGCGCGGGCACCAGCCGCCTTGCCATCGATGGTGAACCTATTCTCGAAGCATGGGAAAGCTGGACACGCGGCTTCAGCTATTTCGGACATGGCTGCGCCGAGCGGCGCGGCCGGGTCCATCTCGAAGCCGGAAAACGCTATGAAATCAGCGTCGATTACGCCTGCGGCGACGGCATCACCACCACGCTGAAGGCCGTGCGCTTCGGCCTCAGGGCGCCCTCGTCGCTCGGATCGATCGAGGACGCCGTGGCGCTCGCGCGCAAGGCCGATGCGGCCGTCGTGGTCGCCGGCCTCAACGACGACTGGGAAACCGAGGCGGAGGACCGCGAAAGCCTGAACCTGCCGCCCGCGCAGAACGCGCTGATCGAGGCGGTGGCGGCCGCAAACCGCTCGACGATTGTCGTCATGCAGTCCGGGGCGCCGGTTACAATGCCCTGGGCGGCAAAAGTGCCGGCGATCCTGCAATTATGGTATCCGGGCCAGGAATGCGGCAACGCGCTCGCCGACATTCTTACGGGCAAAGCCGAGCCGGGCGGACGCCTGCCCCAGAGTTTTCCCGCCGAGGACGAGGACTACGGCGCGCTCACCCGGCGACCCGAGGCCCACGGCAAGGTTGTCTACGCCGAAGGAACGGCCATCGGCTACCGCGGCTTTGCCGCGCGCGGCACGCGGCCGCAATTCCCGTTCGGTCACGGGCTTGGTTACGCAAGGATCGAATATGTCGATGCGCGGCTGGTTTTCGGGGAAGAGCAATTGACCGTGGAGGTCGATCTTCTCAACCGGTCGGAGCGGAAGGGCAGCGAGGTCGCCCAGATCTACCTCATCAGCGAAACCGGGGCGCCGCTACGCCTTGTCGCCTTCGCCAAGACGGTTCTCGCACCCATGGAAAAGCGGAGCATCAGACTCGCAATTCCGGAACGCAGGCTCTGCGGCTGGGACCCGGACAAGGGCCGGTGGGCCCGTGAACCAACGCCATTCACCCTCGCCATCGGCCCCTCCTCCGCTGACTTGCGGATACGGAAGACGATAACGGAAGATCGAAACAGCCGCCTGCCCGACTTTGGATGA
- a CDS encoding ABC transporter ATP-binding protein, producing the protein MPALSFRNISKSFGDNTVIKTFDADIHDGEFLVLLGPSGCGKSTLLRMIAGLSDITSGELLFDGEIANDWQPRRRGVAFVFQTYALYPHATVRENIAFPLIMDAFRPWYHLPVVNMIARARLMKRADIAERTLRIARQLELEPLLDRRPASLSGGQRQRVALARALVRNPSLYLLDEPLSNLDAKLRTQMRSEISALHHKVGKTFVYVTHDQVEAMTMATRIIIMNKGIAQQVGTPDEIYDEPANTFVAQFVGSPPMNLIPATIRDSEMRLSGRLAVEHPGPLPKRREVTFGIRPEKLSIHAAGEGQLPARVSVVERLGAETVIGCRLMTGEEDHDRLLETDLVFVRVSDHLKMAIGETCSLNYRSDDVLLFDIEDGRRLV; encoded by the coding sequence ATGCCCGCCTTGAGCTTCAGGAACATCTCCAAGTCGTTCGGCGACAACACCGTTATCAAGACCTTCGACGCCGACATCCATGATGGCGAGTTTCTCGTCCTTCTCGGCCCTTCCGGATGCGGCAAGTCCACGCTTTTGCGCATGATCGCCGGCCTCAGCGACATCACCTCCGGCGAACTGCTGTTCGATGGCGAAATCGCCAATGACTGGCAGCCGCGCCGGCGCGGCGTCGCCTTCGTGTTCCAGACCTACGCGCTCTATCCGCATGCCACGGTGCGCGAGAACATCGCCTTTCCGCTGATCATGGATGCCTTCCGCCCGTGGTATCACCTGCCGGTCGTCAACATGATCGCCCGCGCACGGCTGATGAAGCGCGCCGACATTGCCGAGCGCACGCTCCGCATCGCCCGCCAGCTCGAACTTGAGCCGCTGCTCGACCGCCGGCCGGCAAGCCTCTCCGGCGGCCAGCGGCAACGCGTGGCGCTTGCCCGCGCGCTGGTGCGCAACCCCTCGCTCTACCTGCTCGACGAGCCGCTTTCGAACCTCGACGCCAAGCTGCGCACCCAGATGCGCTCTGAAATCTCGGCGCTGCACCACAAGGTCGGCAAGACCTTCGTCTATGTGACGCATGACCAGGTCGAAGCCATGACCATGGCGACGCGGATCATCATCATGAACAAGGGCATCGCCCAGCAGGTCGGCACGCCCGACGAGATCTATGATGAGCCGGCCAATACCTTCGTCGCCCAGTTCGTCGGCTCGCCGCCGATGAACCTCATCCCCGCGACGATCAGGGACAGCGAGATGCGGCTTTCCGGCCGCCTCGCCGTCGAACATCCCGGCCCCCTGCCGAAACGGCGCGAAGTGACCTTCGGCATCCGGCCGGAGAAGCTGTCGATCCATGCCGCCGGCGAGGGACAGCTCCCCGCCCGCGTCTCGGTGGTCGAGCGCCTCGGCGCCGAGACCGTGATCGGCTGCCGGCTGATGACCGGCGAGGAAGATCACGACCGGTTGCTGGAAACCGATCTCGTTTTCGTGCGTGTTTCCGACCATCTCAAAATGGCGATCGGGGAAACCTGCTCGCTCAACTATCGCAGTGACGACGTGCTGCTCTTCGATATCGAAGACGGCCGACGCCTCGTCTGA
- a CDS encoding carbohydrate ABC transporter permease: MTKKRLTLKPLRYLLIGVLLVCAGFPVYWMAATALSANSELYGSGQSFFPQLKHFPALLRDLGEVPIGLWLFNTLLVAAGGTVLSLVLGSLAGYALSRFRFHGKGLVGFFLFVTQVVPEALILVPLYAMFITFGLLNSLAGLVLANVGFSLPVACFVLKGAMDAVPYEIEESAIIDNCPRFSILTMIILPLIMPSIAAAAVVAFFAGWNEFLFASTFLMDRDKWTASVGLASFVGQYETPMSAVMGSALVFSIPAIVFFLLIQRKIVAGLTAGAVKG, encoded by the coding sequence ATGACGAAGAAACGCCTCACCCTCAAACCGCTTCGCTATCTCCTGATCGGCGTGCTCCTCGTCTGCGCCGGTTTTCCGGTCTACTGGATGGCGGCCACTGCGCTTTCCGCCAATTCCGAGCTTTACGGCTCCGGACAGTCGTTCTTTCCGCAGTTGAAGCATTTTCCCGCATTGCTGCGCGACCTTGGCGAGGTGCCGATCGGGCTCTGGCTCTTCAACACGCTGCTGGTTGCCGCCGGCGGCACGGTCCTGAGCCTCGTGCTCGGATCGCTGGCGGGTTATGCCCTCAGCCGCTTCCGCTTTCACGGCAAGGGTCTGGTGGGCTTCTTCCTGTTCGTCACCCAGGTGGTGCCGGAAGCGCTGATCCTGGTGCCGCTTTATGCGATGTTCATCACCTTCGGCCTGCTCAACAGCCTCGCGGGCCTGGTGCTCGCCAATGTCGGCTTTTCGCTGCCGGTCGCCTGCTTCGTGCTGAAGGGCGCGATGGACGCGGTTCCCTACGAGATCGAGGAGTCGGCGATCATCGACAACTGCCCGCGTTTTTCAATCCTGACGATGATCATCCTGCCGCTGATCATGCCGAGCATCGCTGCCGCCGCCGTCGTCGCCTTCTTCGCCGGATGGAACGAGTTCCTGTTCGCTTCCACCTTCCTGATGGACCGCGACAAATGGACGGCGAGCGTCGGGCTTGCGTCCTTCGTCGGCCAGTATGAAACGCCGATGTCGGCGGTAATGGGATCGGCGCTCGTGTTCAGCATTCCGGCCATCGTCTTCTTCCTCCTCATCCAGCGCAAGATCGTTGCCGGCCTCACGGCCGGCGCGGTCAAAGGATAG
- a CDS encoding aspartate/glutamate racemase family protein, whose translation MRIAIINPNTTTAMTVRIADAARAVASPGTDILERQSLEGPDAIEGPFDGALAVPGLLKAITAAEAEGAEAHVIACFDDTGLDAARAIATRPVIGIGEASFHAVTLLAHSFCVVTTLTRSAPIIEDNILRYGFAGRCRRVFASDIPVLALEDAESGAFDTISAFVEKGIAAGAEGVALGCAGMTGFAKELQARHGIPVVDGVTAAVGLAEMLVRCGLSTSRGGIWASPSRTHLLAAE comes from the coding sequence ATGCGCATCGCCATCATCAATCCCAATACCACGACCGCCATGACCGTGCGCATTGCCGACGCCGCGCGCGCCGTGGCCAGCCCCGGAACGGACATCCTGGAACGCCAGTCCCTCGAAGGCCCGGATGCCATCGAGGGACCCTTCGACGGGGCGCTCGCCGTGCCGGGCCTCTTGAAGGCGATCACCGCCGCCGAGGCCGAAGGCGCCGAAGCGCATGTGATCGCCTGCTTTGACGATACCGGTCTCGACGCCGCGCGCGCCATCGCCACACGGCCGGTGATCGGCATCGGCGAAGCCTCGTTCCATGCCGTGACGCTTCTCGCTCACAGCTTCTGCGTGGTGACGACGCTCACCCGCTCCGCGCCGATCATAGAGGACAATATCCTGCGCTATGGCTTTGCCGGGCGTTGCCGTCGGGTTTTCGCATCGGATATCCCGGTTCTTGCTCTGGAAGACGCGGAAAGCGGCGCCTTCGACACCATTTCGGCCTTTGTTGAAAAAGGCATCGCCGCCGGCGCGGAAGGTGTTGCGCTCGGCTGCGCCGGCATGACGGGCTTTGCAAAAGAACTTCAGGCGCGCCATGGCATTCCCGTCGTCGACGGCGTCACCGCGGCGGTCGGCCTCGCCGAAATGCTGGTACGCTGCGGCCTCTCCACATCGCGCGGCGGTATATGGGCTTCGCCGTCCCGAACGCATCTGCTCGCGGCCGAATAA
- a CDS encoding ABC transporter substrate-binding protein, translating to MIDRIRRRGLLASALFIGLAATLGNPATSLAQSGDKTTLVIANSQWLDALRGQNLWAAIKKYEEVNPDVTLEQEAIPSAEFADKLTTEMGAGQGPDIAIMQEGLFYTMADAGFLVDVGSAVDGVDLNSTNENGMIDDVRYGIAWQRAVYALIFNTEVTEDDGVAIPATVQELIASARESMDKNPGVIGFTARHQINDFTGWFMDFQNWAYGYGVNWVDGDGNLTINTPEAVAAVEAFKETYDSGIIPIGDSMPTQRTRFKEKQVAFSIDNSGGTLNIASGGALPSADIGAAALPFAHPGAHQQIFLGVSSHSDHQDEAIAFLTWLVSPEGQQSLRGASGPDTLATDVPVTEAFAAANPWAPTFAKLAETSRSTLIPGYEVETPQIMRFVMQAVEKAILTDTSAEDALAEAQTQIDRQF from the coding sequence ATGATTGACAGAATTCGCAGACGAGGCCTGCTCGCCTCCGCCCTTTTCATTGGCCTTGCCGCCACGCTCGGCAATCCCGCAACGAGCCTTGCCCAATCGGGCGACAAGACCACGCTGGTGATCGCCAATTCGCAGTGGCTCGATGCGCTCCGCGGCCAGAATCTCTGGGCCGCGATCAAGAAATACGAAGAGGTCAACCCGGATGTGACGCTGGAGCAGGAGGCCATCCCCTCGGCCGAATTTGCCGACAAGCTGACCACGGAGATGGGTGCCGGCCAGGGCCCCGATATCGCGATCATGCAGGAAGGTCTGTTCTACACCATGGCCGATGCCGGCTTTCTCGTCGATGTCGGCAGTGCGGTCGACGGCGTCGATCTCAACAGCACCAACGAGAACGGCATGATCGATGACGTGCGCTACGGCATCGCCTGGCAGCGCGCCGTCTATGCCCTCATTTTCAACACGGAGGTCACCGAGGACGACGGCGTCGCGATCCCGGCCACCGTGCAGGAGCTGATCGCCTCCGCCAGGGAATCCATGGACAAGAACCCGGGCGTGATCGGCTTCACCGCCCGTCACCAGATCAACGATTTCACCGGCTGGTTCATGGATTTCCAGAACTGGGCCTATGGTTACGGCGTCAACTGGGTCGACGGGGACGGTAACCTCACGATCAACACGCCGGAAGCGGTGGCTGCGGTCGAGGCCTTCAAGGAGACATACGACTCCGGCATCATCCCGATCGGGGACAGCATGCCGACGCAACGCACCCGCTTCAAGGAAAAGCAGGTCGCCTTCTCGATCGACAATTCCGGCGGCACGCTCAACATTGCCTCCGGCGGCGCACTGCCAAGCGCCGATATCGGCGCCGCCGCCTTGCCATTTGCCCATCCCGGCGCCCATCAGCAGATCTTCCTGGGCGTCAGTTCGCACAGCGATCATCAGGACGAAGCCATCGCCTTCCTGACATGGCTCGTCAGCCCAGAGGGCCAGCAGTCACTGCGCGGCGCTTCCGGTCCAGATACACTGGCGACCGATGTGCCGGTGACGGAGGCGTTCGCCGCCGCCAACCCGTGGGCGCCGACCTTCGCCAAGCTTGCCGAAACCTCGCGTAGCACGCTGATCCCGGGTTATGAGGTCGAAACGCCGCAGATCATGCGCTTCGTCATGCAGGCCGTGGAAAAGGCCATTCTGACGGATACCTCCGCGGAAGATGCGCTGGCCGAGGCCCAGACGCAGATCGACCGGCAGTTCTGA